The Catenuloplanes niger genome includes a window with the following:
- a CDS encoding AraC family transcriptional regulator, whose translation MDPLSEVLALLKPRSYITAGFDAGGDWALELDDLAGRIKCYAVVAGSCWLTVAGEAPVLVPENACFVLPTGRTAVIGSAPDVVPARASEVLDPNRSGQVVTYQGGGDVYLVGSRFEAGSPHVELLLRSLPPLMLVETSGDRARLRWSIELMMEEFREPRPGSALIAQQLAHMMLVQALRLYLTGPAREDVGWFAALADPRMQAALTAMHADPAHSWTVRELATTAGMSRSTFAERFRTRAGETPIAYLARWRMMLAAERLQHGDDTIARIAGSLGYESEHAFNTAFKRIMGTPPRRYASRVRSNGSGVPVA comes from the coding sequence GTGGACCCGCTGAGTGAGGTGCTGGCGCTGCTGAAGCCGCGCAGCTACATCACCGCCGGGTTCGACGCCGGCGGCGACTGGGCGCTGGAGCTCGACGATCTCGCCGGCCGGATCAAGTGCTACGCGGTCGTCGCGGGTTCCTGCTGGCTGACCGTGGCCGGCGAGGCGCCGGTGCTCGTGCCGGAGAACGCCTGCTTCGTGCTGCCCACCGGCCGGACCGCCGTGATCGGCAGCGCGCCGGACGTCGTGCCGGCGCGGGCGTCCGAGGTGCTCGACCCGAACCGCAGCGGCCAGGTCGTCACCTACCAGGGCGGCGGCGACGTCTACCTGGTCGGCAGCCGCTTCGAGGCCGGCAGCCCGCACGTCGAGCTGCTGCTGCGGAGCCTGCCGCCGCTGATGCTGGTCGAGACGTCCGGCGATCGGGCCCGGCTGCGCTGGTCGATCGAGCTGATGATGGAGGAGTTCCGCGAACCGCGTCCCGGCTCGGCCCTGATCGCCCAGCAACTCGCGCACATGATGCTGGTCCAGGCGCTGCGGTTGTATCTGACCGGGCCCGCCCGCGAGGACGTCGGCTGGTTCGCCGCGCTCGCGGACCCCCGCATGCAGGCCGCGCTCACCGCGATGCACGCCGATCCGGCCCACTCCTGGACCGTGCGGGAACTCGCCACGACCGCCGGCATGTCCCGCTCCACGTTCGCCGAACGCTTCCGGACCCGCGCGGGGGAGACCCCGATCGCCTACCTGGCCCGCTGGCGGATGATGCTCGCCGCGGAACGGCTCCAGCACGGCGACGACACCATCGCCCGGATCGCCGGCTCGCTGGGCTACGAGTCCGAACACGCGTTCAACACCGCGTTCAAACGGATCATGGGTACGCCACCGCGCCGCTACGCCAGCCGCGTCAGGTCGAACGGCTCCGGCGTACCCGTGGCGTGA
- a CDS encoding helix-turn-helix transcriptional regulator: MAVGQPRRTGVGGDRRGDRRGPASDSRGPGPLVDGLRQPLATVIGRPPKRYLTEWRLTCAARLLRETDTPLAAITRRVGYSTEFALGHAFRRQFDVPPGRLRATGQLPCGLTGGPAAAIAQRAVGPMPSLARGMVRVRRAAVWPRRSRAAGRRRVRGTSSAAASLT; encoded by the coding sequence ATGGCTGTCGGACAACCGCGGCGGACCGGCGTCGGAGGTGACCGGCGCGGCGATCGCCGAGGTCCTGCATCGGATTCACGCGGCCCCGGACCGCTCGTGGACGGTCTTCGTCAGCCGCTCGCGACCGTGATCGGCCGTCCGCCGAAGCGGTATCTGACCGAGTGGCGGCTCACCTGCGCTGCCCGCCTGCTGCGCGAGACCGACACTCCGCTGGCGGCGATCACGCGCCGCGTCGGTTACTCCACCGAATTCGCTCTGGGCCACGCTTTCCGGCGGCAGTTCGACGTCCCTCCTGGCCGCTTGCGCGCCACCGGCCAGCTACCCTGCGGCTTGACCGGCGGGCCGGCGGCAGCCATCGCTCAGCGCGCCGTTGGGCCGATGCCGTCCCTGGCGCGGGGCATGGTGCGCGTGAGGAGGGCGGCGGTGTGGCCGAGGAGGTCGCGAGCTGCCGGTCGTAGACGGGTGCGGGGGACCAGCAGTGCGGCGGCGAGTCTGACGTGA
- a CDS encoding DUF1963 domain-containing protein, which yields MSTTGIDLPTYKERFRREAAARGVPEARAEAFLAVMRPRVGLISTPNDGGVVFRYGGLPRMPDGVDWPGSASFLGALDCEAIPRAQLDLPYPESGELLFFWEGHDNVFEPWGEVIHVADPSTASPRQRPGGPGAYADPVDYFATPQVHLPWDTGFYDDVAFEGLDDVAKAVEATWEDPWCDFALGGFPNCTGGPEWDIPDGIGEWPAERGERPTYTQLRGEYRVLLLSDSDPLFNSRLNYVIRAQDLAAGRYDTVSMVADVND from the coding sequence ATGTCCACGACCGGAATCGACCTCCCCACCTACAAGGAACGGTTTCGGCGGGAGGCGGCCGCGCGGGGCGTCCCCGAGGCCCGGGCCGAGGCCTTCCTCGCCGTCATGCGGCCCCGCGTCGGGCTGATCAGCACACCCAACGACGGGGGCGTCGTCTTCCGCTACGGGGGTCTGCCGCGGATGCCGGACGGCGTCGACTGGCCCGGAAGCGCCAGCTTCCTCGGCGCACTCGACTGCGAGGCCATACCCCGCGCACAGCTCGATCTGCCCTACCCGGAATCGGGCGAACTGCTGTTCTTCTGGGAGGGCCACGACAACGTCTTCGAGCCGTGGGGTGAGGTGATCCACGTCGCGGACCCGTCGACGGCGTCGCCACGACAGCGGCCGGGTGGGCCCGGGGCGTACGCCGACCCGGTGGACTACTTCGCGACGCCACAGGTCCATCTGCCGTGGGACACCGGCTTCTACGATGACGTCGCCTTCGAAGGACTCGACGACGTCGCCAAGGCCGTGGAGGCGACCTGGGAGGACCCCTGGTGCGACTTCGCCCTGGGCGGCTTCCCGAACTGCACCGGCGGACCCGAGTGGGACATCCCCGACGGGATCGGCGAGTGGCCGGCCGAACGGGGCGAACGGCCGACGTACACCCAGCTTCGCGGCGAGTACCGAGTACTTCTGCTCAGCGACTCGGACCCGTTGTTCAACTCCCGGCTGAACTACGTCATCCGCGCCCAAGACCTGGCCGCGGGCCGGTACGACACGGTCAGCATGGTCGCCGACGTCAACGACTGA
- a CDS encoding ABC transporter permease — protein MSRLTWRDLVSEAISGIGSRPARTALTIAGIVVGIGTLVTTLGVSATAGNQIAGRFDAATATEVTVHVPRPGNPDAPPAVRWSAADDVARLNGVTAVAAYSRSQEGKDLPVRANAVKDPTRILDRLLPVVGSTPSLLDAARAGMSAGRFFDTGHVERRDRVAVLGAEAAAQLGLTRIDNQPAVLVDGEPFTVIGILGAVGRTDQQVLATAVILPWTAADDGLRLGPVTTVAITTVLGGASLIAEQAPLALAPNDPVALQVDAPPDPATLRTGVAQDVSGLLLILGLVSLVVGALGIANVTLVTVMERTAEIGLRRALGARRHHIAAQFLCESTVIGLLGGIIGASTGILAVVGISVARQWTPVVDGTLAAASPLVGAVVGLLAGLYPSIRAARMQPVDALRGPG, from the coding sequence ATGAGCCGGCTCACCTGGCGGGACCTGGTCAGCGAGGCGATCAGCGGCATCGGGTCCCGCCCGGCCCGCACCGCGCTCACCATCGCCGGCATCGTCGTGGGCATCGGCACCCTGGTCACCACGCTCGGCGTCTCCGCCACCGCGGGCAACCAGATCGCCGGCCGGTTCGACGCGGCCACGGCCACCGAGGTCACCGTGCACGTGCCGCGGCCCGGCAACCCCGACGCGCCACCGGCCGTGCGCTGGAGCGCGGCCGACGACGTGGCCCGGCTCAACGGCGTCACCGCGGTCGCCGCCTACTCCCGCTCCCAGGAGGGGAAGGACCTGCCGGTACGCGCCAACGCCGTCAAGGACCCCACCCGCATCCTGGACCGGCTGCTGCCCGTCGTCGGCTCCACGCCGTCGCTGCTCGACGCCGCCCGGGCCGGCATGTCCGCGGGCCGGTTCTTCGACACCGGCCACGTGGAACGCCGCGACCGGGTCGCCGTCCTCGGTGCCGAAGCCGCCGCGCAGCTCGGCCTGACCCGCATCGACAACCAGCCCGCCGTGCTGGTGGACGGGGAGCCGTTCACCGTGATCGGTATCCTCGGCGCGGTCGGCCGCACCGACCAGCAGGTGCTGGCCACCGCCGTGATCCTGCCGTGGACCGCCGCGGACGACGGGCTGCGCCTGGGGCCGGTGACCACGGTGGCGATCACGACGGTCCTCGGCGGCGCATCGCTGATCGCCGAGCAGGCGCCGCTCGCCCTCGCCCCCAACGACCCGGTCGCCCTCCAGGTCGACGCGCCACCCGACCCGGCCACCCTCCGCACCGGAGTCGCCCAGGACGTCAGCGGCCTGCTGCTGATCCTCGGCCTGGTCTCGCTGGTCGTCGGCGCCCTCGGCATCGCCAACGTCACCCTGGTGACGGTCATGGAACGTACCGCCGAGATCGGTCTGCGCCGGGCCCTCGGCGCCCGGCGTCACCACATCGCCGCCCAGTTCCTGTGCGAATCCACGGTGATCGGCCTGCTCGGCGGCATCATCGGCGCCAGCACCGGCATCCTCGCCGTCGTCGGCATCAGCGTCGCCCGCCAGTGGACGCCTGTCGTCGACGGCACCCTCGCCGCCGCGTCCCCACTGGTCGGCGCCGTCGTCGGCCTGCTCGCCGGTCTCTATCCGTCGATTCGCGCCGCCCGCATGCAACCGGTCGACGCACTCCGCGGCCCGGGCTGA
- a CDS encoding NADPH-dependent F420 reductase, translating into MTTISFIGSGRIGGALARLAVAAGHDVVLSNSRGPQSLRETVTRLGSRAHAASSTEAAAAGDLVVVTVPIRAYRQVPVEPLRGRVVIDTLNYDPARQGTVPEIEAGTVPPHLLLQAHLPDAYVVKAFSTVFFRHLPQLARQAGAPDRSAVPVAGDHAAAKATVAALIDSLGFDAYDVGPLAESHRFAPGTPAQLAYLDPDGMFTAPARPATAADLAALLDRVTRP; encoded by the coding sequence ATGACAACGATTTCCTTCATCGGCAGCGGACGGATCGGCGGCGCCCTCGCGCGGCTGGCCGTCGCCGCCGGACACGACGTCGTGCTGAGCAACAGCCGCGGACCGCAGAGCCTGCGGGAGACCGTGACCCGGCTCGGCTCCCGGGCGCACGCCGCGAGCAGCACCGAGGCCGCGGCCGCCGGCGACCTGGTCGTCGTGACCGTCCCGATCCGCGCGTACCGGCAGGTGCCGGTCGAACCGCTGCGCGGCCGGGTCGTCATCGACACGCTCAACTACGACCCGGCCCGCCAGGGCACCGTCCCCGAGATCGAAGCCGGCACCGTCCCGCCGCACCTGCTGCTGCAGGCGCACCTACCGGACGCGTACGTGGTCAAGGCGTTCAGCACCGTGTTCTTCCGGCACCTGCCGCAACTCGCCCGGCAGGCCGGCGCGCCCGACCGCAGTGCCGTACCCGTCGCGGGTGACCACGCGGCGGCCAAGGCGACGGTCGCCGCCCTGATCGACTCGCTCGGCTTCGACGCGTACGACGTGGGGCCGCTCGCCGAGAGCCACCGTTTCGCGCCCGGCACCCCCGCCCAACTGGCCTACCTCGACCCCGACGGCATGTTCACCGCACCCGCCCGCCCCGCCACCGCCGCCGATCTGGCCGCGCTTCTCGACCGGGTGACCCGACCATGA
- a CDS encoding DUF3455 domain-containing protein, producing MRTLKRKMAVVAAAVVAAGVSAVTYQASAAEGPSLQPPAGLTIIGQFVVGNGTQTYTCSGGKFTGSSTPEAELYDGANRSIHHFGGPSWQSTSDGSLITAAPVANSPVPGAIPELLLEVKTRTGTGFLSRVTHIQRMNTFGGVAPSAACTDGQKSSVPYNANYIFWGN from the coding sequence ATGCGCACACTGAAGCGGAAGATGGCCGTCGTTGCAGCCGCCGTTGTCGCGGCAGGCGTCTCCGCGGTCACGTACCAAGCGTCCGCCGCCGAAGGCCCGTCGCTCCAGCCACCGGCCGGCCTGACCATCATCGGCCAGTTCGTGGTCGGCAACGGCACCCAGACCTACACCTGCTCCGGCGGCAAGTTCACCGGCTCCTCGACCCCCGAGGCCGAGCTCTACGACGGTGCCAACCGCAGTATTCACCACTTCGGCGGCCCGAGCTGGCAGTCCACCTCGGACGGCTCCCTGATCACCGCCGCTCCGGTGGCCAATTCACCGGTCCCCGGCGCGATCCCCGAGCTGCTGCTCGAGGTGAAGACCCGCACCGGAACGGGATTCCTCAGCCGGGTGACCCACATCCAGCGAATGAACACCTTCGGCGGCGTGGCCCCATCTGCTGCCTGCACCGACGGTCAGAAGTCCAGCGTTCCCTACAACGCCAACTACATCTTCTGGGGTAACTGA
- a CDS encoding DNRLRE domain-containing protein, translating to MADQVVLRADAAAKPACPAEQPDPPAAVTAAKGCGGRVEVASQRTETTRVWARPEGGFSTEIHAGPVRFERGGTWQAVDLTLRLTADGAVEPVGHPRGLRFSGATTGSGEQALARMATGGDSISMLWTGPLPAPVLAADTATYREVRPGVDLLLVATRLGFTQSLVLKDRAAATRTAAMTVPLRSDGLRFVADGAASFAIRDAAGATVGRVPTPMMWDSSVGASGERTREKALTVRAAPRGSATSAAAPARGADAAAGTGAVDLRLAADQAWLQDPGTRYPVTLGPQVEMGAAGDTIVRDDELSTDGKPDHSGADYLAYGKATGYLARSFMQWPSAQFAGARITSATLSLWNWYSGSCAQTGWLVWNTAPYRNPIYWDTAPALLTNDGYSTQTAGYGSACDDAWVSAGVVPLFQRAADSGSPTVFMGLTSYNESDPRLSWKQVRSVQAPNTAQVPVVRIDYDYPPQTGLYRYGINYPYGLSAVDFAYSAEGMWRNVDGLIYDYNYYDDNEFLTPEPTTIDSPGHSFNKPELIRQASREGFRYTARDKNGHLLFDANRDGQLDQPTGGSAFHEHYGYGRNAVRAAGQTPFYQFWFDDNWLARHMAQAYGRPQPNGLSDNGDHIRWRILSGDQNWTPHDRVDPPIKSDNVDRLALDGLYYLSKGPQQTALAKWSDILGKSGYTRNPETRLWEYPALTENYHIGLLKLLNDQILVHHTGLSPAQQRTLAHHSVSLRAQLISHQQRVNGTGALTGWTSSAHLDAEPNSLMNIESLAVNTLALGAGAKLVYSPGQAPLQTHAAGNYSRTAGGLLSATPGVSAPGHMTFGPNHSLSPGSYTVEFVMRSSDPVAGSQVANIEVYDARTGASVAPIKVLQAGDFASIGFIRFTVPITITSSDNSLEYRVWWYGGANALDIAEIRVR from the coding sequence TTGGCAGATCAGGTCGTGCTGCGTGCCGACGCGGCGGCGAAGCCCGCCTGCCCGGCGGAACAGCCGGATCCGCCGGCCGCCGTGACGGCGGCGAAGGGGTGCGGCGGCCGGGTGGAGGTGGCCTCGCAGCGGACCGAGACGACCCGGGTGTGGGCCCGCCCGGAGGGTGGCTTCAGTACCGAGATCCACGCCGGCCCGGTCCGCTTCGAGAGGGGCGGCACCTGGCAGGCGGTGGACCTGACGCTGCGGCTCACCGCGGACGGCGCGGTGGAGCCGGTCGGGCACCCGCGCGGCCTGCGCTTCTCCGGCGCCACGACCGGCTCCGGCGAGCAGGCGCTCGCGCGGATGGCGACCGGTGGCGACTCGATCAGCATGCTGTGGACCGGCCCGCTGCCCGCCCCGGTGCTCGCCGCTGACACGGCGACGTACCGGGAGGTGCGGCCGGGCGTCGATCTGTTGCTGGTGGCGACCCGGCTCGGCTTCACGCAGTCGCTGGTGCTCAAGGATCGGGCGGCGGCCACCCGGACGGCGGCCATGACCGTGCCGTTGCGCAGCGACGGCCTGCGGTTCGTCGCCGACGGCGCGGCCTCGTTCGCGATCCGCGATGCCGCCGGGGCCACCGTCGGCCGGGTGCCGACGCCGATGATGTGGGACTCCTCGGTCGGTGCGAGCGGCGAGCGGACCCGGGAGAAGGCCCTCACCGTCCGGGCCGCGCCGCGCGGATCCGCGACATCCGCGGCGGCACCCGCGCGGGGTGCCGACGCCGCGGCCGGCACCGGCGCGGTCGACCTGCGGCTCGCCGCCGACCAGGCCTGGCTGCAGGACCCGGGGACGAGGTATCCGGTCACGCTCGGCCCGCAGGTCGAGATGGGCGCGGCCGGCGACACCATCGTCCGTGACGACGAACTCTCCACCGACGGCAAACCCGACCACTCGGGCGCCGACTACCTCGCCTACGGCAAGGCCACGGGTTACCTCGCGCGATCCTTCATGCAGTGGCCGTCGGCGCAGTTCGCCGGTGCCCGGATCACCAGCGCCACACTGAGCCTGTGGAACTGGTACTCGGGCAGCTGCGCCCAGACCGGCTGGCTCGTCTGGAACACCGCCCCGTACCGCAACCCGATCTACTGGGATACCGCGCCCGCGCTGCTGACCAACGACGGCTACTCCACCCAGACGGCCGGCTACGGTTCGGCGTGCGACGACGCCTGGGTGAGCGCCGGCGTGGTGCCGCTCTTCCAGCGCGCGGCCGACTCCGGCAGTCCGACGGTCTTCATGGGACTCACCTCGTACAACGAGAGCGATCCGCGGCTGAGCTGGAAACAGGTCCGGTCGGTCCAGGCACCGAACACCGCGCAGGTCCCGGTGGTACGGATCGACTACGACTACCCGCCGCAGACCGGCCTCTACCGGTACGGGATCAACTATCCGTACGGACTGAGCGCGGTCGACTTCGCCTACTCGGCCGAGGGAATGTGGCGGAACGTGGACGGACTCATCTACGACTACAACTACTACGACGACAACGAGTTCCTGACCCCCGAGCCGACCACGATCGACTCGCCGGGGCACAGCTTCAACAAGCCGGAGCTGATCAGGCAGGCGTCGCGGGAAGGATTCCGGTACACCGCCCGGGACAAGAACGGGCACCTGCTCTTCGACGCCAACCGGGACGGGCAACTGGACCAGCCCACCGGCGGGTCCGCCTTCCACGAGCACTACGGCTACGGCAGGAACGCGGTGCGAGCGGCCGGCCAGACGCCGTTCTATCAGTTCTGGTTCGACGACAACTGGCTGGCCCGGCACATGGCTCAGGCCTACGGCCGGCCCCAGCCCAACGGCCTGAGCGACAACGGCGACCACATCCGGTGGCGGATCCTGTCCGGCGACCAGAACTGGACGCCGCACGACCGGGTCGACCCGCCCATCAAGTCCGACAACGTGGACCGGCTCGCGCTGGACGGGCTGTACTACCTGTCCAAGGGCCCGCAGCAGACCGCTCTGGCCAAGTGGAGCGACATCCTGGGCAAGTCCGGATACACCCGGAACCCCGAGACCCGGCTGTGGGAATACCCCGCACTGACGGAGAACTACCACATCGGCCTGCTCAAGCTGCTGAACGACCAGATCCTCGTGCACCACACGGGGTTGAGCCCCGCCCAGCAACGTACGCTGGCACACCACTCGGTCTCCCTGCGCGCGCAGCTGATATCCCACCAGCAGCGGGTGAACGGCACCGGAGCACTCACCGGATGGACGTCGAGCGCGCACCTGGACGCGGAGCCCAACTCACTGATGAACATCGAGTCCCTCGCGGTGAACACGCTGGCCCTCGGCGCGGGCGCCAAGCTGGTCTACAGCCCCGGCCAGGCGCCCCTGCAGACCCATGCGGCGGGCAACTACAGCCGGACCGCGGGCGGGCTGCTCTCCGCCACACCGGGCGTCAGCGCCCCGGGCCACATGACCTTCGGCCCGAACCACTCGCTGAGCCCGGGGTCGTACACCGTGGAGTTCGTGATGCGGTCGAGCGATCCGGTGGCCGGCTCGCAGGTGGCCAACATCGAGGTCTACGACGCCCGGACCGGCGCCTCGGTCGCGCCGATCAAGGTCCTGCAGGCCGGTGACTTCGCGTCCATCGGGTTCATCCGGTTCACCGTGCCGATCACGATCACGTCGTCCGACAACAGCCTCGAATACCGGGTCTGGTGGTACGGCGGCGCGAACGCGTTGGACATCGCCGAGATCCGCGTGCGCTGA
- a CDS encoding ABC transporter ATP-binding protein has protein sequence MTDVLELAGVSRTFPTHPPVTALAGIDLRVARGDYVGIVGPSGSGKSTLLNVLGLLDVPTAGRYTLEGAETTTMSDRHRTEVRGSRIGFVFQSFHLLMYRTVLENVMLGGLYTGVPAATRRRQATIALDRVGMGHRQDFLPSRLSGGERQRTAIARALIGDPALLLCDEPTGNLDSANTAAVLDLFDELRAGGATLLVITHDLAVAARADRQVRIADGRLTHLERARR, from the coding sequence ATGACGGACGTCCTCGAACTGGCCGGTGTCAGCCGGACCTTCCCCACCCATCCGCCGGTGACCGCGCTCGCCGGCATCGACCTGCGAGTGGCGCGCGGCGACTACGTCGGCATCGTCGGCCCGTCCGGGTCCGGCAAGTCGACCCTGCTCAACGTGCTCGGCCTGCTCGACGTGCCGACCGCCGGCCGCTACACGCTGGAGGGCGCCGAGACCACCACCATGAGCGACAGGCACCGCACCGAGGTACGCGGCTCCCGCATCGGTTTCGTCTTCCAGTCCTTCCACCTGCTGATGTACCGGACCGTGCTGGAGAACGTCATGCTCGGGGGCCTCTACACCGGCGTACCGGCCGCCACCCGGCGCCGGCAGGCCACGATCGCGCTCGACCGGGTCGGCATGGGACATCGGCAGGACTTCCTGCCCAGCCGGCTCTCCGGCGGCGAACGCCAGCGCACCGCCATCGCCCGCGCCCTGATCGGCGACCCCGCGTTGCTGCTCTGCGACGAGCCGACCGGCAACCTCGACAGCGCCAACACCGCCGCGGTGCTCGACCTCTTCGACGAACTCCGGGCCGGCGGCGCCACCCTGCTGGTCATCACGCACGACCTGGCGGTGGCGGCCCGCGCGGACCGGCAGGTGCGCATCGCCGACGGCCGGCTAACGCACCTCGAACGGGCCCGCAGATGA
- a CDS encoding PQQ-dependent sugar dehydrogenase — MPWGLTFLPDGSALVSERDSALIKRVPAGGGPARTVGRVPGVVPKAEGGLMGIVASPGFADDRTVYASVTGADKNSIVALHIAADYRSLRQDRVLLDGIRTAQRHHGGRLAIGPDGNLWIGTGDAFEPANAADDTSLNGKVLRTRTDGTVPDGSAGNSPIYSSGHRNVQGIAFGPDGTAYASELGHRTWDEVNVLRAGADYGWPETEGIEGSTGTAPIWTVHPDDASPSGMAYTAGSLWIGALGGQRLWQLPVDGGRATGEAVAHHSGEYGRIRTVEVAPDGALWLITSNTDGSTWGGVDPRPGDDRILHIDVSR, encoded by the coding sequence GTGCCGTGGGGCCTGACCTTCCTGCCCGACGGGTCCGCGCTGGTCTCCGAACGTGACTCCGCCCTGATCAAACGGGTGCCGGCCGGCGGCGGCCCGGCACGGACCGTCGGCCGGGTTCCCGGGGTCGTGCCGAAGGCGGAGGGCGGTCTGATGGGCATCGTCGCCTCTCCCGGCTTCGCGGACGACCGCACCGTCTACGCCTCCGTCACCGGCGCGGACAAGAACTCGATCGTGGCGCTGCACATCGCCGCGGACTACCGGTCGCTGCGCCAGGACCGGGTGCTGCTCGACGGCATCCGGACCGCGCAACGCCACCACGGCGGACGCCTCGCGATCGGCCCGGACGGCAATCTGTGGATCGGCACCGGCGACGCCTTCGAGCCGGCCAACGCCGCCGACGACACCAGCCTCAACGGCAAGGTCCTGCGCACCCGTACGGACGGCACGGTGCCCGACGGCAGCGCCGGGAACAGCCCGATCTACTCGTCCGGGCATCGCAACGTCCAGGGCATCGCGTTCGGCCCGGACGGCACCGCGTACGCCTCGGAGCTCGGCCACCGCACCTGGGACGAGGTCAACGTCCTGCGGGCCGGCGCCGACTACGGCTGGCCCGAGACCGAGGGCATCGAGGGCAGCACCGGAACGGCACCGATCTGGACCGTGCACCCGGACGACGCCTCGCCCTCGGGGATGGCATACACCGCCGGCTCGCTCTGGATCGGTGCCCTCGGCGGGCAACGCCTGTGGCAACTGCCCGTCGACGGCGGCCGCGCGACCGGTGAGGCGGTCGCGCACCACAGCGGCGAGTACGGCCGGATCCGTACCGTCGAGGTGGCCCCCGACGGTGCGCTCTGGCTGATCACGTCCAACACCGACGGGTCGACCTGGGGCGGTGTCGACCCGAGACCCGGCGACGACCGCATCCTGCACATCGACGTCAGCCGGTAG
- a CDS encoding DUF4259 domain-containing protein yields the protein MGALTIDVTFIRERQRSGCYMGTFGTGAFSSDGAMDFLDDLVAHPLEERTAVLAREFSSVKEHPELLWREFFPDRVVACAAVVAATLPGGDVFAERLRYLYDEDLLEDIPLHAPAPGLAGDALTALLVVASQDGPWHQGWRNESDAAEARKTTDTLVRVLDEAAR from the coding sequence ATGGGTGCGCTGACAATCGACGTGACGTTCATCAGGGAGCGGCAACGATCGGGGTGCTATATGGGGACCTTCGGTACGGGTGCGTTCTCCAGCGATGGTGCGATGGATTTCCTTGACGATCTGGTCGCGCATCCACTCGAAGAGCGCACTGCAGTGCTGGCGCGCGAGTTCTCGTCCGTCAAGGAGCATCCTGAGCTGTTGTGGCGGGAATTTTTTCCGGACCGGGTTGTGGCGTGTGCAGCGGTGGTCGCCGCGACCTTGCCGGGCGGCGATGTCTTCGCCGAGCGCTTGCGATATTTGTACGACGAGGACTTGCTGGAGGACATACCGCTACATGCACCCGCACCGGGCCTGGCCGGCGATGCGTTGACGGCACTGCTCGTCGTGGCGAGCCAGGACGGCCCTTGGCATCAGGGATGGCGGAACGAGTCTGACGCCGCGGAAGCACGCAAGACCACGGACACGCTTGTCCGCGTTCTCGACGAAGCCGCGCGTTGA
- a CDS encoding helix-turn-helix domain-containing protein: MTDEPNGGAPRTGAKQELAEELQRLRVRSGKSLRELAVSTHSSDSSLSRYLTGQVVPPWRTVETLCDIAGEDPGTVKALWNQARSVRILDKLQSRGPAHRSAGRPSPPPEHPHGAASVNATPAGRPGVSRQRSIRLAAAALGVIMLMAATGIVVHRLTITSMEERFARERTAAALASSPPAPPGAAPDNPTSPMCQFSHSEMGKALWLEAFVIAPGGTLRRGEVCRIGRAHVTVEADGLTVRVVGQRDVEWKSGWFSGAEATTDRAVFTADGRLSTYDVTNTELWASHRPARATEGQLAIQSDGNLVIYSKDWQHLWAIR; this comes from the coding sequence ATGACCGACGAACCCAACGGCGGGGCTCCCCGCACGGGCGCGAAACAGGAACTGGCCGAAGAGCTGCAGCGACTACGGGTCCGGTCCGGCAAGAGCCTACGAGAGCTGGCCGTCAGCACCCACAGCAGCGACTCGTCGCTCTCTCGCTATCTGACCGGGCAGGTCGTGCCGCCGTGGCGCACCGTGGAGACGCTGTGCGACATCGCCGGCGAGGATCCCGGCACGGTCAAGGCGCTGTGGAACCAGGCCCGCAGCGTCCGGATCCTGGACAAGCTGCAGAGCCGGGGGCCGGCCCACCGATCGGCCGGCCGGCCGTCGCCGCCCCCGGAGCATCCCCACGGTGCCGCGTCGGTGAACGCGACACCCGCCGGCCGGCCCGGCGTGTCGCGGCAGCGCTCGATACGGCTGGCAGCGGCGGCGCTCGGAGTGATCATGCTGATGGCGGCCACCGGAATCGTGGTGCACCGGCTGACCATCACGTCGATGGAGGAGCGCTTCGCACGCGAGCGAACCGCCGCGGCGCTCGCCTCCTCCCCACCGGCGCCGCCGGGGGCCGCACCCGACAACCCGACGTCACCGATGTGCCAGTTCAGCCACAGCGAGATGGGCAAGGCCCTGTGGCTGGAAGCGTTCGTCATCGCCCCCGGCGGCACCCTGAGGCGAGGCGAGGTCTGCCGGATCGGCAGGGCACACGTCACGGTGGAGGCGGACGGCTTGACCGTTCGCGTCGTCGGCCAGCGGGACGTGGAGTGGAAGTCAGGCTGGTTCAGCGGCGCGGAGGCGACGACCGACCGGGCGGTGTTCACGGCGGACGGACGGCTGAGCACCTACGACGTCACGAACACCGAGCTGTGGGCATCGCACCGGCCGGCCCGCGCGACCGAGGGGCAACTGGCGATCCAGTCCGACGGGAACCTCGTCATCTACTCCAAGGACTGGCAGCACCTCTGGGCGATCCGATAG